One window of Inquilinus sp. KBS0705 genomic DNA carries:
- a CDS encoding aldo/keto reductase: MKYKLLGRSGLKVSELCLGTMGFGTEGGWGADAATSFEIIDEYANAGGNFLDTANIYKLGTSEKIIGDYMANHDRDYFVLATKYTLKDNTTNPNASGNNRKNMMRSVEESLKRLKTDFIDVLYLHIWDDITPIDEVMRGLDDLIKQGKVTYAAISDTPAWVVAKGNTLAELMGWSQFIALQVEYSLLARTPERDLIPMAKHFGMTVTPWAPLAGGALTGKYLKGDKGRIKPDSKRLDERAEKITRVIMDIAQELGVSESHVALQWTMSKGFSCIPIVGATKVDQLKDNLKTVDTTLSATQIAKLDEVSKFELGFPGDFFNEDAVKMNSFGGFYDRVEKR; this comes from the coding sequence ATGAAATATAAATTATTAGGCCGGTCGGGGTTAAAGGTATCAGAACTTTGCCTGGGTACCATGGGTTTTGGCACAGAAGGTGGCTGGGGCGCCGATGCTGCCACCAGCTTTGAAATAATAGACGAGTATGCCAACGCGGGCGGAAACTTCCTGGATACGGCTAATATATACAAACTGGGCACCAGCGAAAAAATAATAGGCGATTATATGGCCAACCACGATAGGGATTATTTTGTGCTGGCTACCAAGTATACGCTAAAGGATAACACCACCAACCCCAACGCAAGCGGCAACAACCGCAAAAATATGATGCGTAGCGTTGAAGAAAGTCTTAAACGCCTGAAAACCGATTTTATTGATGTGTTGTACCTGCACATTTGGGATGATATTACCCCGATAGACGAGGTAATGCGCGGGCTTGACGACTTGATCAAACAAGGCAAGGTTACTTACGCTGCCATTAGCGATACCCCGGCATGGGTTGTAGCCAAAGGCAACACCCTTGCCGAACTAATGGGCTGGAGCCAGTTTATTGCCTTGCAGGTTGAATATAGCCTGCTTGCGCGCACCCCAGAGCGAGATTTGATACCTATGGCTAAACACTTTGGTATGACAGTTACGCCATGGGCGCCGTTGGCCGGCGGCGCGCTTACCGGCAAATACCTTAAAGGCGACAAAGGCCGCATAAAGCCTGATAGCAAACGCCTTGATGAGCGTGCCGAAAAAATAACCCGGGTGATAATGGATATAGCACAAGAGTTGGGCGTATCTGAAAGCCATGTGGCGCTGCAATGGACCATGAGCAAAGGCTTTAGCTGTATACCCATAGTTGGCGCTACTAAGGTAGACCAGTTAAAAGACAACCTAAAAACAGTTGATACTACCCTAAGTGCCACGCAAATTGCCAAACTGGATGAAGTAAGCAAGTTTGAGTTAGGTTTCCCCGGCGATTTCTTTAACGAGGATGCCGTAAAAATGAATTCGTTCGGCGGCTTTTATGATAGGGTGGAGAAAAGGTGA
- a CDS encoding acyl-ACP desaturase produces the protein MKFFEEKRKEVMGHIEKFMLEKMNEYLKPIDTIWQPSDFLPDASRDTFFSEIKEMQESAAGLSYDLVAVLVGDTITEEALPTYESWLTMVEGVSRSEEGGWMKWTRHWTAEENRHGDLLNKYLYLSGRVNMRMMEVSTQYLIADGFDIGTGHDPYRNFIYTSFQELATNVSHRRVASQAKKDGDTLLSKMCGVIAGDEARHAKAYKYFIEKIFEVDPNEAMLAFEDMMRKKIVMPAHFLREIGLKIGQTFGHFTDAAQRLGIYTAIDYVDILKELIEDWHIEKITDLEESGEKARDYIMNLPNRLLRVAERMQNPGLEYKFSWING, from the coding sequence ATGAAATTTTTTGAAGAAAAGCGTAAGGAGGTAATGGGTCATATTGAGAAATTCATGCTCGAAAAGATGAATGAATATCTTAAGCCTATTGATACCATTTGGCAGCCATCGGATTTTTTACCGGATGCTTCAAGAGATACATTTTTTAGTGAAATTAAAGAGATGCAGGAGAGCGCGGCAGGTTTATCATACGACCTGGTAGCCGTGCTCGTAGGCGATACCATTACCGAAGAGGCTTTACCCACTTACGAGTCGTGGTTAACTATGGTTGAAGGCGTATCGCGCAGCGAAGAAGGTGGCTGGATGAAATGGACACGCCATTGGACCGCCGAAGAAAACCGCCACGGCGATCTGCTGAATAAATACTTATACCTATCCGGCCGTGTTAACATGCGCATGATGGAGGTATCGACCCAGTATCTAATTGCTGATGGCTTTGACATTGGTACCGGCCACGACCCATACCGCAACTTTATCTATACATCATTCCAGGAACTGGCTACCAATGTATCGCACCGCAGGGTGGCATCGCAGGCTAAAAAAGATGGCGATACACTGCTATCTAAAATGTGCGGCGTTATAGCCGGCGACGAGGCGCGCCACGCCAAAGCATACAAATACTTTATCGAAAAGATATTTGAGGTAGACCCCAATGAGGCTATGCTGGCTTTTGAAGATATGATGCGCAAAAAAATTGTAATGCCGGCGCATTTTTTACGCGAAATTGGTTTAAAAATAGGCCAAACATTCGGCCACTTTACTGATGCTGCTCAACGCCTGGGTATTTATACCGCTATTGACTATGTTGATATATTAAAGGAGTTGATAGAAGATTGGCATATCGAGAAAATTACCGACCTGGAAGAGAGTGGCGAAAAGGCCCGTGATTATATCATGAACCTGCCAAACCGCCTTTTACGCGTTGCCGAACGCATGCAAAACCCCGGCCTCGAGTACAAATTTAGCTGGATAAACGGGTAA
- a CDS encoding glycoside hydrolase family 5 protein yields MQCFIAKSNPTPPDARSVVFNRAKSLDNGISISWLEQTWNKDILGINLIKSNDFELLKQLHIKSIRLPVAFSYFEGDPVSVEKLFTHIDDVLRQCHVYGIKLIIDYHYGKLNDNNYLTETPKIIAFWLTLTKRYIKESPDNLFFELYNEPPHMNPTVWKDAAYNIVNAIRKLDKKRTLIVGASNFNSIYELSRMERLADENIIYTFHFYEPFFFTHQGADWVGDQVATTGVPFPYNAQAYPPISPKAKGTWGETNYYQYKTDGNERSVRDKLQIVKNWSAKYYVPILCGEYGVYNKYADADSRCRYIKAVRQSLKSLDIPGIMWDYNTNFSIFNGQPSINNLSDCMKDAIDYKAAKQF; encoded by the coding sequence ATGCAGTGTTTTATTGCAAAAAGCAATCCAACGCCACCTGATGCCCGTTCTGTTGTGTTTAACCGTGCAAAGAGCCTTGATAATGGTATAAGCATATCCTGGCTTGAACAAACATGGAATAAAGACATTTTAGGTATAAATCTCATTAAAAGCAATGATTTTGAGTTGTTAAAACAGCTTCATATTAAAAGTATAAGGCTCCCGGTAGCATTTTCTTACTTTGAGGGAGACCCGGTTTCGGTTGAGAAACTATTTACTCATATTGATGATGTTTTGAGACAATGCCATGTATACGGAATTAAGCTCATAATAGATTACCATTACGGCAAATTAAATGATAACAATTACTTAACTGAAACCCCGAAGATAATAGCCTTTTGGCTAACCTTAACCAAAAGGTATATTAAGGAGAGCCCGGATAATTTGTTTTTTGAGTTATATAACGAGCCGCCCCACATGAACCCCACAGTGTGGAAAGATGCAGCATACAATATTGTAAACGCCATTCGCAAACTGGATAAAAAAAGAACGCTGATTGTTGGGGCATCAAATTTTAACAGCATTTACGAATTAAGCCGTATGGAAAGATTGGCGGACGAAAACATTATTTACACCTTTCACTTTTACGAGCCTTTCTTTTTTACCCACCAGGGTGCCGATTGGGTGGGCGACCAGGTGGCTACTACGGGTGTGCCATTCCCTTACAATGCGCAGGCCTATCCGCCTATAAGCCCTAAAGCTAAAGGCACCTGGGGCGAAACCAATTATTACCAATACAAAACAGATGGTAACGAGCGCTCTGTTAGGGATAAATTACAGATCGTAAAAAACTGGTCGGCTAAGTATTATGTGCCCATATTGTGCGGCGAATACGGTGTATATAACAAATATGCCGATGCCGATAGCCGTTGCAGGTATATTAAGGCAGTTAGGCAAAGTTTAAAGAGTTTGGATATACCCGGTATAATGTGGGATTATAACACCAATTTTTCTATATTTAACGGCCAGCCATCAATTAATAACCTAAGCGATTGCATGAAAGATGCGATTGATTACAAGGCCGCAAAACAATTTTAG
- the rpsB gene encoding 30S ribosomal protein S2: protein MARTTYQDLLDAGVHFGHLTRKWDPKMSQYIFMERNGIHIIDLNKTLSKVEEAAAAIKQIVKSGRKVLFVATKKQAKDIVAEYAKGVNMPYITERWLGGMLTNFATVRKSIKKMSNIDKLTKDGTYSNLSKKERLMIQRERIKLETLLGGIADLNRLPAALFLIDVKKEHIAVSEALKLNIPTFAMVDTNSDPSNIDFPIPANDDATKSISLITGIIIKAIEEGLDERKREKEDETEKEAAAAKAKADAPELAERTAPEGGKRKRTAEVTAEAAETEAPAADSTEE from the coding sequence ATGGCAAGAACAACATATCAGGATTTACTGGATGCAGGTGTACACTTTGGTCACCTTACCCGCAAATGGGATCCAAAAATGTCTCAGTACATTTTTATGGAGCGCAACGGTATCCACATTATCGATTTAAATAAAACCTTATCAAAGGTTGAAGAAGCTGCTGCAGCTATAAAACAAATTGTAAAATCAGGTCGTAAAGTATTATTCGTAGCAACAAAGAAACAAGCGAAAGATATCGTAGCTGAATATGCAAAAGGCGTAAACATGCCTTATATCACCGAGCGTTGGTTGGGTGGTATGTTAACCAACTTTGCTACCGTGCGTAAGTCTATCAAAAAGATGTCTAACATCGATAAATTGACTAAAGACGGTACTTACAGCAACCTTTCTAAAAAAGAAAGATTGATGATACAGCGCGAGCGTATCAAATTAGAGACCTTGTTAGGTGGTATTGCGGATCTTAACCGTTTACCCGCTGCATTGTTTTTAATAGACGTTAAGAAAGAGCACATCGCGGTATCTGAAGCTTTAAAGCTTAACATACCAACATTTGCAATGGTTGATACCAACTCTGATCCGTCGAACATCGATTTCCCTATCCCGGCGAATGACGATGCTACCAAATCAATTTCATTGATTACGGGTATCATCATCAAAGCTATCGAAGAAGGCTTAGATGAGCGCAAACGCGAGAAAGAAGACGAAACTGAAAAAGAAGCAGCAGCTGCTAAAGCAAAAGCTGATGCTCCTGAATTGGCAGAACGTACTGCACCAGAAGGTGGCAAAAGAAAAAGGACCGCAGAAGTAACAGCCGAAGCTGCTGAGACCGAAGCCCCTGCTGCTGATTCAACAGAAGAATAA
- the rplM gene encoding 50S ribosomal protein L13 — MNTLSYKTVSANKKTVSKEWVVVDANNEILGRLCTKIAMMIRGKHKPGFTPHVDCGDNVIVINADKVKLTGNKFSEKQYVSYTGYPGGQRFISPKELMAKHPERVIEKAVRGMLPKNRLGRAIYGNLHVYAGAEHPHAAQNPTTI; from the coding sequence GTGAATACGTTAAGTTACAAAACTGTCTCAGCCAACAAGAAAACCGTTAGTAAAGAATGGGTTGTTGTTGATGCAAACAATGAGATTTTGGGGCGCTTGTGTACTAAGATCGCGATGATGATCAGAGGTAAACACAAGCCAGGGTTCACCCCACACGTAGACTGCGGCGATAATGTAATAGTTATTAATGCAGACAAGGTAAAACTGACAGGAAATAAATTCAGCGAAAAGCAGTATGTTTCTTATACCGGTTATCCGGGTGGTCAGCGTTTCATTTCTCCAAAAGAGTTAATGGCAAAGCATCCAGAGCGTGTGATTGAAAAAGCAGTACGTGGTATGTTACCTAAAAATCGTTTAGGTCGTGCTATTTACGGTAACCTGCATGTATATGCAGGAGCAGAGCACCCTCACGCAGCTCAAAATCCAACAACCATTTAA
- the rpsI gene encoding 30S ribosomal protein S9 encodes MPTTNTSGRRKTAVARIYLSEGNGAIIVNGKDYKEYFPTLPLQYIVMQSTEVSGSAGKFDVKVNVAGGGVKGQAEAVRLAIAKAIVELDPEKKPALRAKGLMTRDGRMVERKKPGRKKARKRFQFSKR; translated from the coding sequence ATGCCAACAACTAACACTTCAGGCAGAAGAAAAACAGCAGTTGCCCGCATCTATTTGAGCGAAGGCAATGGCGCTATTATCGTTAACGGTAAAGATTACAAAGAATACTTCCCTACCCTACCTTTACAATACATCGTTATGCAGTCTACCGAAGTTTCGGGTTCTGCAGGTAAATTCGATGTTAAAGTAAACGTTGCCGGTGGTGGCGTAAAAGGACAGGCAGAGGCCGTTCGTTTAGCAATTGCTAAAGCTATTGTTGAACTGGATCCGGAGAAAAAACCGGCTTTGCGCGCTAAAGGTTTAATGACACGCGATGGCCGTATGGTTGAGCGTAAGAAACCAGGTCGCAAGAAAGCACGTAAGAGATTCCAATTCAGTAAACGTTAA